Proteins encoded within one genomic window of Eurosta solidaginis isolate ZX-2024a chromosome 1, ASM4086904v1, whole genome shotgun sequence:
- the LOC137243103 gene encoding uncharacterized protein, with protein sequence MSMRGIILFCLYSFISRIVAAPEYQYEAQMVDRQPHAQYGVTPTYTADTANGIFTAHASNAEINYRLSTKNPLMSGLETHASYLTPAPFVVNTLQQQAQYQHTFHHHQPPHSFNKPQTIISKRFYLHTAPEDDDDDDETQHYLTVGKTRKNYNIVFIKSPEKSKSKTTLKITPAVNEEKTIIYVLNKKHEAADIEAEVDQPISTTAKPEVYFIKYKTADEAEHAQHTIQAQYDALGGSTEIINEGVGLEGSVIGSLDVGKHTAGQEAVSHEEAHTLATVYAHDEDILQNTVDEQNDDVQLEANMMGSNTYNGYLPPPAKSYRR encoded by the exons ATGAGCATGCGTGGAATTATT TTATTTTGCTTATATAGCTTCATCAGCCGGATAGTAGCAGCGCCGGAATATCAATATGAAGCTCAAATGGTTGACAGACAACCACATGCTCAATATGGTGTCACACCGACATACACAGCTGATACTGCAAATGGAATTTTCACAGCACATGCATCTAATGCAGAAATTAACTACAGACTGAGTACTAAAAACCCACTAATGTCTGGCTTAGAAACCCACGCTAGCTACTTAACGCCTGCACCATTTGTAGTAAACACTTTGCAGCAACAAGCACAATATCAGCATACATTTCATCATCATCAACCTCCTCACTCATTCAACAAACCACAAACAATTATCTCAAAACGTTTCTATTTACATACTGCACccgaagatgatgatgatgatgatgaaacgCAACATTATTTGACAGTTGGCAAGACGCGTAAAAACTATAATATTGTCTTTATCAAATCTCCTGAAAAGTCTAAGTCGAAAACAACATTGAAAATCACGCCAGCCGTTAATGAAGAGAAGACTATCATTTATGTGCTTAACAAGAAGCACGAGGCTGCCGATATCGAAGCTGAGGTCGATCAGCCTATCTCCACCACAGCTAAGCCTGAAGTTTATTTCATTaagtataaaacagctgatgaaGCAGAGCATGCGCAACACACAATTCAAGCACAATACGATGCTTTGGGTGGTTCTACTGAGATCATTAATGAAGGTGTTGGGCTAGAGGGTTCGGTTATAGGATCTTTGGATGTTGGCAAGCATACTGCAGGCCAGGAAGCTGTTAGTCACGAGGAGGCTCACACTTTAGCAACAGTTTACGCACATGATGAAGATATTTTACAAAATACAGTGGACGAACAAAACGATGATGTGCAGTTAGAGGCGAATATGATGGGGAGCAATACATATAATGGATATTTGCCGCCGCCCGCAAAATCTTACCGTCGTTAA